A genomic window from Scomber scombrus chromosome 18, fScoSco1.1, whole genome shotgun sequence includes:
- the epn3a gene encoding epsin-3 isoform X5, producing the protein MQTSSLRRQMKNMVNNYTEAEIKVREATSNDPWGPPSSLMSEIADLTFNVVAFTEVMGMIWKRLNDHGKNWRHVYKALTLVDYLIKTGSERVAQECRENIYTIQTLRDFQYIDRDGRDQGVNVREKAKHLVALLRDEEKLKKERSQALKTKTRMAGVTGGLGSGSMPPPYPGRRTSHPSSAGLYGDETGRCRGSPTSVHSSSSSPRLAPDLEQARPTTSGEEELQLQLALAMSREESEKPAEPAPATVDMDEDTQLQLALNMSKEEHQQEQLSRQGDESMLRKALEESKLEMQSKGGTAFMDLVDVFAVPIDPPPSDQNWNNAPYQAAAHAGGTDPWDSLEGSTNTSRVESPWMAPPTSNSPPPPWEPSQPPADPWDGPQSNVSNPNATGRVWAFPAVTGVCVFDPFSAPSALKVPSPRTGSPSDGDLFDEAMDGGRVNVNGRGEGSPELFDLSRLGESLAAPSPRSCRTPESFLGPTAASLVNLDTLIPANAPAKNKNPFLSGLSAPSATNPFQAEQTRLTLNQIGSGSGSTSAATSLSYSASLPLPMSHQPASLPASLTHPTQPGVGLPVSLPEPLLPLSTASSQGSQAAQNNQNPFL; encoded by the exons ATGCAGACCTCATCGCTCCGCCGCCAGATGAAAAACATGGTAAACAACTACACAGAGGCTGAGATCAAGGTCCGGGAGGCCACTTCTAATGACCCTTGGGGTCCTCCCAGTTCGCTTATGTCTGAAATCGCAGACCTGACCTTCAATGTAGTGGCTTTTACTGAGGTTATGGGTATGATCTGGAAGCGGCTCAATGACCACGGTAAAAACTGGCGCCATGTTTATAAGGCACTGACCCTGGTGGACTACTTGATCAAAACAGGCTCTGAGCGTGTGGCTCAGGAGTGCAGAGAGAACATATACACCATCCAGACTCTGAGAGACTTCCAGTACATAGATCGGGATGGACGTGACCAGGGTGTCAATGTCCGTGAGAAGGCCAAGCATCTAGTAGCTCTCCTGAGGGATGAAGAAAAGCTAAAGAAGGAGAGGAGCCAAGCACTGAAGACCAAGACACGCATGGCAGGGGTCACTGGTGGCTTGGGCTCTGGATCCATGCCTCCTCCATATCCAGGTCGCCGCACTAGCCATCCCAGTTCAGCAGGGCTGTACGGGGATGAGACTGGCAGGTGCAGAGGCTCACCAACCTCCGTCCACT cctcctcttcctctcctcgaCTTGCTCCAGACCTGGAGCAAGCTCGGCCCACGACCAGCggagaagaggagctgcagctgcagctggcCCTGGCGATGAGCCGAGAAGAAAGTGAAAAG CCAGCCGAACCTGCACCTGCCACAGTGGATATGGATGAGGATACCCAGCTCCAGTTAGCTCTGAACATGAGCAAGGAGGAGCACCAGCAG GAGCAACTCAGTCGTCAAGGAGATGAGTCGATGCTCCGGAAAGCTCTGGAGGAGAGCAAACTTGAGATGCAGTCGAAAGGCGGG ACTGCCTTCATGGACCTGGTAGATGTTTTTGCAGTGCCCATAGATCCACCTCCAAGTGACCAAAACTGGAATAATGCCCCATACCAGGCAGCTGCTCATGCGGGCGGCACAGACCCCTGGGACTCTctgg AAGGCAGCACCAACACCTCGAGAGTAGAGTCTCCCTGGATGGCACCGCCAACTTCCAACAGCCCTCCCCCACCATGGGAACCAAGCCAGCCCCCAGCTGACCCCTGGGACGGCCCACAGAGTAATGTCTCCAACCCCAACGCCACAGGTCGAGTATGGGCCTTCCCGGCtgtcacaggtgtgtgtgtgt TTGATCCATTCTCAGCCCCATCGGCTCTCAAGGTACCTTCTCCCCGAACTGGAAGTCCCTCAG ATGGGGATCTTTTTGATGAAGCCATGGATGGAGGTCGGGTGAATGTCAATGGACGAGGGGAGGGCAGTCCTGAGCTATTTGACCTGTCCCGTCTTGGAGAAAGCCTGGCTGCCCCCAGCCCTCGTTCATGTCGAACCCCTGAGTCCTTCCTAGGCCCCACAGCAGCTTCATTGGTGAACCTGGACACCTTGATCCCAGCAAATGCCCCAGCCAAGAACAAGAACCCCTTTCTATCAG GCCTGAGTGCTCCTTCAGCCACAAATCCATTCCAAGCTGAGCAGACCAGACTAACTCTGAATCAAATAGGCTCTGGCTCTGGTTCCACCTCTGCTGCCACTTCTCTTTCGTACAGTGCCTCGTTGCCCCTGCCTATGAGCCACCAGCCTGCCAGCCTTCCAGCATCACTCACTCACCCCACCCAGCCTGGTGTAGGCCTGCCAGTGAGCCTCCCTGAGCCCTTGTTGCCCCTCTCCACAGCCAGCTCTCAGGGGTCACAGGCAGCACAGAACAATCAGAACCCTTTCTTATGA
- the epn3a gene encoding epsin-3 isoform X4 — translation MQTSSLRRQMKNMVNNYTEAEIKVREATSNDPWGPPSSLMSEIADLTFNVVAFTEVMGMIWKRLNDHGKNWRHVYKALTLVDYLIKTGSERVAQECRENIYTIQTLRDFQYIDRDGRDQGVNVREKAKHLVALLRDEEKLKKERSQALKTKTRMAGVTGGLGSGSMPPPYPGRRTSHPSSAGLYGDETGRCRGSPTSVHSSSSSPRLAPDLEQARPTTSGEEELQLQLALAMSREESEKPPPTVDIDEQTQLQIAMSLSKEEAQKPAEPAPATVDMDEDTQLQLALNMSKEEHQQEQLSRQGDESMLRKALEESKLEMQSKGGTAFMDLVDVFAVPIDPPPSDQNWNNAPYQAAAHAGGTDPWDSLEGSTNTSRVESPWMAPPTSNSPPPPWEPSQPPADPWDGPQSNVSNPNATGVDPFSAPSALKVPSPRTGSPSDGDLFDEAMDGGRVNVNGRGEGSPELFDLSRLGESLAAPSPRSCRTPESFLGPTAASLVNLDTLIPANAPAKNKNPFLSGLSAPSATNPFQAEQTRLTLNQIGSGSGSTSAATSLSYSASLPLPMSHQPASLPASLTHPTQPGVGLPVSLPEPLLPLSTASSQGSQAAQNNQNPFL, via the exons ATGCAGACCTCATCGCTCCGCCGCCAGATGAAAAACATGGTAAACAACTACACAGAGGCTGAGATCAAGGTCCGGGAGGCCACTTCTAATGACCCTTGGGGTCCTCCCAGTTCGCTTATGTCTGAAATCGCAGACCTGACCTTCAATGTAGTGGCTTTTACTGAGGTTATGGGTATGATCTGGAAGCGGCTCAATGACCACGGTAAAAACTGGCGCCATGTTTATAAGGCACTGACCCTGGTGGACTACTTGATCAAAACAGGCTCTGAGCGTGTGGCTCAGGAGTGCAGAGAGAACATATACACCATCCAGACTCTGAGAGACTTCCAGTACATAGATCGGGATGGACGTGACCAGGGTGTCAATGTCCGTGAGAAGGCCAAGCATCTAGTAGCTCTCCTGAGGGATGAAGAAAAGCTAAAGAAGGAGAGGAGCCAAGCACTGAAGACCAAGACACGCATGGCAGGGGTCACTGGTGGCTTGGGCTCTGGATCCATGCCTCCTCCATATCCAGGTCGCCGCACTAGCCATCCCAGTTCAGCAGGGCTGTACGGGGATGAGACTGGCAGGTGCAGAGGCTCACCAACCTCCGTCCACT cctcctcttcctctcctcgaCTTGCTCCAGACCTGGAGCAAGCTCGGCCCACGACCAGCggagaagaggagctgcagctgcagctggcCCTGGCGATGAGCCGAGAAGAAAGTGAAAAG CCACCTCCCACAGTGGATATTGATGAACAGACCCAGCTCCAGATCGCTATGAGTCTCAGCAAGGAAGAGGCCCAGAAG CCAGCCGAACCTGCACCTGCCACAGTGGATATGGATGAGGATACCCAGCTCCAGTTAGCTCTGAACATGAGCAAGGAGGAGCACCAGCAG GAGCAACTCAGTCGTCAAGGAGATGAGTCGATGCTCCGGAAAGCTCTGGAGGAGAGCAAACTTGAGATGCAGTCGAAAGGCGGG ACTGCCTTCATGGACCTGGTAGATGTTTTTGCAGTGCCCATAGATCCACCTCCAAGTGACCAAAACTGGAATAATGCCCCATACCAGGCAGCTGCTCATGCGGGCGGCACAGACCCCTGGGACTCTctgg AAGGCAGCACCAACACCTCGAGAGTAGAGTCTCCCTGGATGGCACCGCCAACTTCCAACAGCCCTCCCCCACCATGGGAACCAAGCCAGCCCCCAGCTGACCCCTGGGACGGCCCACAGAGTAATGTCTCCAACCCCAACGCCACAG GAGTTGATCCATTCTCAGCCCCATCGGCTCTCAAGGTACCTTCTCCCCGAACTGGAAGTCCCTCAG ATGGGGATCTTTTTGATGAAGCCATGGATGGAGGTCGGGTGAATGTCAATGGACGAGGGGAGGGCAGTCCTGAGCTATTTGACCTGTCCCGTCTTGGAGAAAGCCTGGCTGCCCCCAGCCCTCGTTCATGTCGAACCCCTGAGTCCTTCCTAGGCCCCACAGCAGCTTCATTGGTGAACCTGGACACCTTGATCCCAGCAAATGCCCCAGCCAAGAACAAGAACCCCTTTCTATCAG GCCTGAGTGCTCCTTCAGCCACAAATCCATTCCAAGCTGAGCAGACCAGACTAACTCTGAATCAAATAGGCTCTGGCTCTGGTTCCACCTCTGCTGCCACTTCTCTTTCGTACAGTGCCTCGTTGCCCCTGCCTATGAGCCACCAGCCTGCCAGCCTTCCAGCATCACTCACTCACCCCACCCAGCCTGGTGTAGGCCTGCCAGTGAGCCTCCCTGAGCCCTTGTTGCCCCTCTCCACAGCCAGCTCTCAGGGGTCACAGGCAGCACAGAACAATCAGAACCCTTTCTTATGA
- the epn3a gene encoding epsin-3 isoform X2 produces the protein MQTSSLRRQMKNMVNNYTEAEIKVREATSNDPWGPPSSLMSEIADLTFNVVAFTEVMGMIWKRLNDHGKNWRHVYKALTLVDYLIKTGSERVAQECRENIYTIQTLRDFQYIDRDGRDQGVNVREKAKHLVALLRDEEKLKKERSQALKTKTRMAGVTGGLGSGSMPPPYPGRRTSHPSSAGLYGDETGRCRGSPTSVHSSSSSPRLAPDLEQARPTTSGEEELQLQLALAMSREESEKPPPTVDIDEQTQLQIAMSLSKEEAQKPAEPAPATVDMDEDTQLQLALNMSKEEHQQEQLSRQGDESMLRKALEESKLEMQSKGGTAFMDLVDVFAVPIDPPPSDQNWNNAPYQAAAHAGGTDPWDSLGSTNTSRVESPWMAPPTSNSPPPPWEPSQPPADPWDGPQSNVSNPNATGRVWAFPAVTGVCVFDPFSAPSALKVPSPRTGSPSDGDLFDEAMDGGRVNVNGRGEGSPELFDLSRLGESLAAPSPRSCRTPESFLGPTAASLVNLDTLIPANAPAKNKNPFLSGLSAPSATNPFQAEQTRLTLNQIGSGSGSTSAATSLSYSASLPLPMSHQPASLPASLTHPTQPGVGLPVSLPEPLLPLSTASSQGSQAAQNNQNPFL, from the exons ATGCAGACCTCATCGCTCCGCCGCCAGATGAAAAACATGGTAAACAACTACACAGAGGCTGAGATCAAGGTCCGGGAGGCCACTTCTAATGACCCTTGGGGTCCTCCCAGTTCGCTTATGTCTGAAATCGCAGACCTGACCTTCAATGTAGTGGCTTTTACTGAGGTTATGGGTATGATCTGGAAGCGGCTCAATGACCACGGTAAAAACTGGCGCCATGTTTATAAGGCACTGACCCTGGTGGACTACTTGATCAAAACAGGCTCTGAGCGTGTGGCTCAGGAGTGCAGAGAGAACATATACACCATCCAGACTCTGAGAGACTTCCAGTACATAGATCGGGATGGACGTGACCAGGGTGTCAATGTCCGTGAGAAGGCCAAGCATCTAGTAGCTCTCCTGAGGGATGAAGAAAAGCTAAAGAAGGAGAGGAGCCAAGCACTGAAGACCAAGACACGCATGGCAGGGGTCACTGGTGGCTTGGGCTCTGGATCCATGCCTCCTCCATATCCAGGTCGCCGCACTAGCCATCCCAGTTCAGCAGGGCTGTACGGGGATGAGACTGGCAGGTGCAGAGGCTCACCAACCTCCGTCCACT cctcctcttcctctcctcgaCTTGCTCCAGACCTGGAGCAAGCTCGGCCCACGACCAGCggagaagaggagctgcagctgcagctggcCCTGGCGATGAGCCGAGAAGAAAGTGAAAAG CCACCTCCCACAGTGGATATTGATGAACAGACCCAGCTCCAGATCGCTATGAGTCTCAGCAAGGAAGAGGCCCAGAAG CCAGCCGAACCTGCACCTGCCACAGTGGATATGGATGAGGATACCCAGCTCCAGTTAGCTCTGAACATGAGCAAGGAGGAGCACCAGCAG GAGCAACTCAGTCGTCAAGGAGATGAGTCGATGCTCCGGAAAGCTCTGGAGGAGAGCAAACTTGAGATGCAGTCGAAAGGCGGG ACTGCCTTCATGGACCTGGTAGATGTTTTTGCAGTGCCCATAGATCCACCTCCAAGTGACCAAAACTGGAATAATGCCCCATACCAGGCAGCTGCTCATGCGGGCGGCACAGACCCCTGGGACTCTctgg GCAGCACCAACACCTCGAGAGTAGAGTCTCCCTGGATGGCACCGCCAACTTCCAACAGCCCTCCCCCACCATGGGAACCAAGCCAGCCCCCAGCTGACCCCTGGGACGGCCCACAGAGTAATGTCTCCAACCCCAACGCCACAGGTCGAGTATGGGCCTTCCCGGCtgtcacaggtgtgtgtgtgt TTGATCCATTCTCAGCCCCATCGGCTCTCAAGGTACCTTCTCCCCGAACTGGAAGTCCCTCAG ATGGGGATCTTTTTGATGAAGCCATGGATGGAGGTCGGGTGAATGTCAATGGACGAGGGGAGGGCAGTCCTGAGCTATTTGACCTGTCCCGTCTTGGAGAAAGCCTGGCTGCCCCCAGCCCTCGTTCATGTCGAACCCCTGAGTCCTTCCTAGGCCCCACAGCAGCTTCATTGGTGAACCTGGACACCTTGATCCCAGCAAATGCCCCAGCCAAGAACAAGAACCCCTTTCTATCAG GCCTGAGTGCTCCTTCAGCCACAAATCCATTCCAAGCTGAGCAGACCAGACTAACTCTGAATCAAATAGGCTCTGGCTCTGGTTCCACCTCTGCTGCCACTTCTCTTTCGTACAGTGCCTCGTTGCCCCTGCCTATGAGCCACCAGCCTGCCAGCCTTCCAGCATCACTCACTCACCCCACCCAGCCTGGTGTAGGCCTGCCAGTGAGCCTCCCTGAGCCCTTGTTGCCCCTCTCCACAGCCAGCTCTCAGGGGTCACAGGCAGCACAGAACAATCAGAACCCTTTCTTATGA
- the epn3a gene encoding epsin-3 isoform X3 produces the protein MQTSSLRRQMKNMVNNYTEAEIKVREATSNDPWGPPSSLMSEIADLTFNVVAFTEVMGMIWKRLNDHGKNWRHVYKALTLVDYLIKTGSERVAQECRENIYTIQTLRDFQYIDRDGRDQGVNVREKAKHLVALLRDEEKLKKERSQALKTKTRMAGVTGGLGSGSMPPPYPGRRTSHPSSAGLYGDETGRCRGSPTSVHSSSSSPRLAPDLEQARPTTSGEEELQLQLALAMSREESEKPPPTVDIDEQTQLQIAMSLSKEEAQKPAEPAPATVDMDEDTQLQLALNMSKEEHQQEQLSRQGDESMLRKALEESKLEMQSKGGTAFMDLVDVFAVPIDPPPSDQNWNNAPYQAAAHAGGTDPWDSLEGSTNTSRVESPWMAPPTSNSPPPPWEPSQPPADPWDGPQSNVSNPNATGRVWAFPAVTGVDPFSAPSALKVPSPRTGSPSDGDLFDEAMDGGRVNVNGRGEGSPELFDLSRLGESLAAPSPRSCRTPESFLGPTAASLVNLDTLIPANAPAKNKNPFLSGLSAPSATNPFQAEQTRLTLNQIGSGSGSTSAATSLSYSASLPLPMSHQPASLPASLTHPTQPGVGLPVSLPEPLLPLSTASSQGSQAAQNNQNPFL, from the exons ATGCAGACCTCATCGCTCCGCCGCCAGATGAAAAACATGGTAAACAACTACACAGAGGCTGAGATCAAGGTCCGGGAGGCCACTTCTAATGACCCTTGGGGTCCTCCCAGTTCGCTTATGTCTGAAATCGCAGACCTGACCTTCAATGTAGTGGCTTTTACTGAGGTTATGGGTATGATCTGGAAGCGGCTCAATGACCACGGTAAAAACTGGCGCCATGTTTATAAGGCACTGACCCTGGTGGACTACTTGATCAAAACAGGCTCTGAGCGTGTGGCTCAGGAGTGCAGAGAGAACATATACACCATCCAGACTCTGAGAGACTTCCAGTACATAGATCGGGATGGACGTGACCAGGGTGTCAATGTCCGTGAGAAGGCCAAGCATCTAGTAGCTCTCCTGAGGGATGAAGAAAAGCTAAAGAAGGAGAGGAGCCAAGCACTGAAGACCAAGACACGCATGGCAGGGGTCACTGGTGGCTTGGGCTCTGGATCCATGCCTCCTCCATATCCAGGTCGCCGCACTAGCCATCCCAGTTCAGCAGGGCTGTACGGGGATGAGACTGGCAGGTGCAGAGGCTCACCAACCTCCGTCCACT cctcctcttcctctcctcgaCTTGCTCCAGACCTGGAGCAAGCTCGGCCCACGACCAGCggagaagaggagctgcagctgcagctggcCCTGGCGATGAGCCGAGAAGAAAGTGAAAAG CCACCTCCCACAGTGGATATTGATGAACAGACCCAGCTCCAGATCGCTATGAGTCTCAGCAAGGAAGAGGCCCAGAAG CCAGCCGAACCTGCACCTGCCACAGTGGATATGGATGAGGATACCCAGCTCCAGTTAGCTCTGAACATGAGCAAGGAGGAGCACCAGCAG GAGCAACTCAGTCGTCAAGGAGATGAGTCGATGCTCCGGAAAGCTCTGGAGGAGAGCAAACTTGAGATGCAGTCGAAAGGCGGG ACTGCCTTCATGGACCTGGTAGATGTTTTTGCAGTGCCCATAGATCCACCTCCAAGTGACCAAAACTGGAATAATGCCCCATACCAGGCAGCTGCTCATGCGGGCGGCACAGACCCCTGGGACTCTctgg AAGGCAGCACCAACACCTCGAGAGTAGAGTCTCCCTGGATGGCACCGCCAACTTCCAACAGCCCTCCCCCACCATGGGAACCAAGCCAGCCCCCAGCTGACCCCTGGGACGGCCCACAGAGTAATGTCTCCAACCCCAACGCCACAGGTCGAGTATGGGCCTTCCCGGCtgtcacag GAGTTGATCCATTCTCAGCCCCATCGGCTCTCAAGGTACCTTCTCCCCGAACTGGAAGTCCCTCAG ATGGGGATCTTTTTGATGAAGCCATGGATGGAGGTCGGGTGAATGTCAATGGACGAGGGGAGGGCAGTCCTGAGCTATTTGACCTGTCCCGTCTTGGAGAAAGCCTGGCTGCCCCCAGCCCTCGTTCATGTCGAACCCCTGAGTCCTTCCTAGGCCCCACAGCAGCTTCATTGGTGAACCTGGACACCTTGATCCCAGCAAATGCCCCAGCCAAGAACAAGAACCCCTTTCTATCAG GCCTGAGTGCTCCTTCAGCCACAAATCCATTCCAAGCTGAGCAGACCAGACTAACTCTGAATCAAATAGGCTCTGGCTCTGGTTCCACCTCTGCTGCCACTTCTCTTTCGTACAGTGCCTCGTTGCCCCTGCCTATGAGCCACCAGCCTGCCAGCCTTCCAGCATCACTCACTCACCCCACCCAGCCTGGTGTAGGCCTGCCAGTGAGCCTCCCTGAGCCCTTGTTGCCCCTCTCCACAGCCAGCTCTCAGGGGTCACAGGCAGCACAGAACAATCAGAACCCTTTCTTATGA
- the arl16 gene encoding ADP-ribosylation factor-like protein 16, with the protein MISNEVCLLLGATGVGKTLLMKRLHKVNLHGLGEFGATPSTLPTVGTNLTDLTLKRKKLTVRELGGCMGPIWPSYFKDCSSVMFMVDSANIAQISSSCIQLLSVLSAEPLRNASVLILFNKRDMHCTMSLVEVKSLFRMDDIIASATQPITTLELSACSGEGLQEVLSWLESITVK; encoded by the exons ATGATCAGCAATGAAGTCTGTTTGCTTCTCGGAGCGACAGGTGTGGGAAAAACTCTGCTAATGAAACGTCTTCATA AAGTTAATTTGCATGGATTAGGTGAATTTGGGGCAACTCCTTCTACTCTGCCTACA GTAGGAACCAACCTTACAGACCTGACACTGAAGAGGAAGAAACTGACAGTGAGAGAGCTGGGAGGCTGCATGGGCCCAATATGGCCGAGTTACTTCAAAGACTGCTCCTCTGTAATG TTTATGGTGGACTCAGCCAACATTGCTCAGATATCCTCCTCCTGTATCCAGCTGCTGTCAGTACTCTCTGCTGAGCCTCTGCGCAATGCTTCTGTGCTTATTCTCTTCAACAAGAG GGACATGCATTGCACTATGAGCCTTGTAGAAGTAAAGTCACTGTTTCGAATGGATGACATCATTGCATCTGCGactcagccaatcacaacacTGGAGCTCAGTGCCTGTTCTGGAGAAGGGCTTCAGGAAGTGCTAAGCTGGCTGGAGTCCATCACAGTCAAGTGA
- the epn3a gene encoding epsin-3 isoform X1: MQTSSLRRQMKNMVNNYTEAEIKVREATSNDPWGPPSSLMSEIADLTFNVVAFTEVMGMIWKRLNDHGKNWRHVYKALTLVDYLIKTGSERVAQECRENIYTIQTLRDFQYIDRDGRDQGVNVREKAKHLVALLRDEEKLKKERSQALKTKTRMAGVTGGLGSGSMPPPYPGRRTSHPSSAGLYGDETGRCRGSPTSVHSSSSSPRLAPDLEQARPTTSGEEELQLQLALAMSREESEKPPPTVDIDEQTQLQIAMSLSKEEAQKPAEPAPATVDMDEDTQLQLALNMSKEEHQQEQLSRQGDESMLRKALEESKLEMQSKGGTAFMDLVDVFAVPIDPPPSDQNWNNAPYQAAAHAGGTDPWDSLEGSTNTSRVESPWMAPPTSNSPPPPWEPSQPPADPWDGPQSNVSNPNATGRVWAFPAVTGVCVFDPFSAPSALKVPSPRTGSPSDGDLFDEAMDGGRVNVNGRGEGSPELFDLSRLGESLAAPSPRSCRTPESFLGPTAASLVNLDTLIPANAPAKNKNPFLSGLSAPSATNPFQAEQTRLTLNQIGSGSGSTSAATSLSYSASLPLPMSHQPASLPASLTHPTQPGVGLPVSLPEPLLPLSTASSQGSQAAQNNQNPFL; the protein is encoded by the exons ATGCAGACCTCATCGCTCCGCCGCCAGATGAAAAACATGGTAAACAACTACACAGAGGCTGAGATCAAGGTCCGGGAGGCCACTTCTAATGACCCTTGGGGTCCTCCCAGTTCGCTTATGTCTGAAATCGCAGACCTGACCTTCAATGTAGTGGCTTTTACTGAGGTTATGGGTATGATCTGGAAGCGGCTCAATGACCACGGTAAAAACTGGCGCCATGTTTATAAGGCACTGACCCTGGTGGACTACTTGATCAAAACAGGCTCTGAGCGTGTGGCTCAGGAGTGCAGAGAGAACATATACACCATCCAGACTCTGAGAGACTTCCAGTACATAGATCGGGATGGACGTGACCAGGGTGTCAATGTCCGTGAGAAGGCCAAGCATCTAGTAGCTCTCCTGAGGGATGAAGAAAAGCTAAAGAAGGAGAGGAGCCAAGCACTGAAGACCAAGACACGCATGGCAGGGGTCACTGGTGGCTTGGGCTCTGGATCCATGCCTCCTCCATATCCAGGTCGCCGCACTAGCCATCCCAGTTCAGCAGGGCTGTACGGGGATGAGACTGGCAGGTGCAGAGGCTCACCAACCTCCGTCCACT cctcctcttcctctcctcgaCTTGCTCCAGACCTGGAGCAAGCTCGGCCCACGACCAGCggagaagaggagctgcagctgcagctggcCCTGGCGATGAGCCGAGAAGAAAGTGAAAAG CCACCTCCCACAGTGGATATTGATGAACAGACCCAGCTCCAGATCGCTATGAGTCTCAGCAAGGAAGAGGCCCAGAAG CCAGCCGAACCTGCACCTGCCACAGTGGATATGGATGAGGATACCCAGCTCCAGTTAGCTCTGAACATGAGCAAGGAGGAGCACCAGCAG GAGCAACTCAGTCGTCAAGGAGATGAGTCGATGCTCCGGAAAGCTCTGGAGGAGAGCAAACTTGAGATGCAGTCGAAAGGCGGG ACTGCCTTCATGGACCTGGTAGATGTTTTTGCAGTGCCCATAGATCCACCTCCAAGTGACCAAAACTGGAATAATGCCCCATACCAGGCAGCTGCTCATGCGGGCGGCACAGACCCCTGGGACTCTctgg AAGGCAGCACCAACACCTCGAGAGTAGAGTCTCCCTGGATGGCACCGCCAACTTCCAACAGCCCTCCCCCACCATGGGAACCAAGCCAGCCCCCAGCTGACCCCTGGGACGGCCCACAGAGTAATGTCTCCAACCCCAACGCCACAGGTCGAGTATGGGCCTTCCCGGCtgtcacaggtgtgtgtgtgt TTGATCCATTCTCAGCCCCATCGGCTCTCAAGGTACCTTCTCCCCGAACTGGAAGTCCCTCAG ATGGGGATCTTTTTGATGAAGCCATGGATGGAGGTCGGGTGAATGTCAATGGACGAGGGGAGGGCAGTCCTGAGCTATTTGACCTGTCCCGTCTTGGAGAAAGCCTGGCTGCCCCCAGCCCTCGTTCATGTCGAACCCCTGAGTCCTTCCTAGGCCCCACAGCAGCTTCATTGGTGAACCTGGACACCTTGATCCCAGCAAATGCCCCAGCCAAGAACAAGAACCCCTTTCTATCAG GCCTGAGTGCTCCTTCAGCCACAAATCCATTCCAAGCTGAGCAGACCAGACTAACTCTGAATCAAATAGGCTCTGGCTCTGGTTCCACCTCTGCTGCCACTTCTCTTTCGTACAGTGCCTCGTTGCCCCTGCCTATGAGCCACCAGCCTGCCAGCCTTCCAGCATCACTCACTCACCCCACCCAGCCTGGTGTAGGCCTGCCAGTGAGCCTCCCTGAGCCCTTGTTGCCCCTCTCCACAGCCAGCTCTCAGGGGTCACAGGCAGCACAGAACAATCAGAACCCTTTCTTATGA
- the rasd2a gene encoding GTP-binding protein Rhes has product MEMNATEKFYLPVDGILEMFNSFTGDQSPITLSVLQSTALTPALQTPQVSNIPKTGMGIIKMVKGCWRQQDKKVVTRRSSSSGNRQMSTGRLPKGSVDLLELGLTKPKNCHRIVVLGAPKVGKTNMLQRFLGEDFEEHYEPTSEDFHRKLFHIGGEAYQIDLLDAASERDFPAKRRLSILTGDIFLLVFSVDDRDSFTEVCELLNEIKAAKAKLLKLKHPARVPVVLCGNKVDLGAERAVSRSEVEEMLGEGVAFFETSAKDGTGLEGVFTALASLGGLPIETSPSRHQIVSILTYQSMCISQQGRKGNSRTRGLGAPCAAVDPLARRPSFTSDLQLVLGSSTKQNKSERCQIQ; this is encoded by the exons ATGGAGATGAACGCAACTGAGAAGTTTTACCTTCCCGTTGATGGCATCCTCGAAATGTTCAACTCCTTCACCGGGGATCAATCACCAATTACGCTCTCAGTTCTGCAAAGCACAGCCCTTACCCCAGCACTCCAAACCCCCCAAGTCTCAAACATACCGAAGACTGGTATGGGCATCATCAAAATGGTCAAAGGGTGCTGGAGACAACAGGATAAGAAAGTGGTTACGAGGAGATCCTCCAGTTCTGGTAACCGGCAGATGTCGACTGGTCGACTCCCCAAGGGGTCCGTGGATCTGCTGGAGCTGGGTCTGACCAAGCCAAAGAACTGTCACAGAATAGTTGTGCTTGGCGCACCCAAAGTAGGCAAAACCAACATGCTCCAGCGGTTCCTGGGTGAAGACTTTGAAGAGCATTATGAGCCAACAAGCGAAGACTTTCACAGAAAGCTGTTTCACATCGGAGGTGAGGCATACCAGATTGATCTTCTCGACGCCGCAAGTGAGAGGGACTTTCCTGCAAAACGGAGGTTATCCATACTGACAG GTGACATCTTTCTGCTCGTCTTCAGTGTGGATGACAGAGATTCTTTCACTGAAGTCTGTGAGCTTCTCAACGAGATCAAAGCTGCTAAAGCGAAAttactgaaactgaaacatccCGCAAGAGTACCAGTCGTGTTATGCGGAAATAAAGTCGACCTGGGAGCAGAGAGAGCCGTCAGCCGCTCAGAGGTGGAAGAGATGCTCGGTGAGGGTGTCGCCTTCTTCGAAACCTCGGCTAAAGACGGCACCGGACTGGAGGGTGTGTTCACAGCCCTCGCCTCTCTTGGCGGACTGCCTATCGAAACCAGCCCTTCACGGCACCAGATCGTATCCATCCTCACCTACCAGTCGATGTGTATCAGCCAGCAAGGCAGGAAAGGGAACAGCCGTACGCGGGGGCTCGGTGCGCCCTGTGCCGCAGTGGATCCTCTGGCGCGCCGCCCGAGCTTCACCAGCGACCTGCAGCTGGTGCTTGGATCAAgtaccaaacaaaacaaatccgAGAGGTGTCAGATTCAATGA